The following proteins are encoded in a genomic region of Nonomuraea muscovyensis:
- a CDS encoding AMP-binding protein — protein MAVLLTGGPADRPTIADEDLALTRGELNARVNRWIRLLPGGTAPVAVVAGNRVDTMGVVLACLHAGRTAVPINWHLTAPEIAYQLDDSGSAVVVCDETRAAVVAEAIRRTETAAPAMLVLGRVDAELATLPDAEPAAQVCGALMLYTSGTTGHPKGVVNGLFATGAPFRRVDSLLAFSERALGVPGDGTMLLAGPWYHSAQLFFGLLPLLRGSRLLMTDRFDPERTLELIDKEGVTETHLVPTQFVRMLRLPADIRNGFDGRTLRRVWHGGGPCSVEVKRRMIEWWGPCLVEYYGATEGGVATLIDSAEWLARPGSVGRAVPPTEVLVVDDDGRPVAPGVEGRVFVRRPPKNDFHYHNAPDKTASVHLAPGVFTYGELGRLDEDGYLFLTGRHQELIVSGGVNVYPAEVEAVLLTHPAVRDAVVVGAPDEEYGERVVAFVQLDADVPVAELDAHCRTSLAGFKVPRDYRKLAELPREPTGKVRRQVLAEVLT, from the coding sequence ATGGCCGTCCTGCTGACCGGTGGCCCCGCCGACCGGCCCACCATCGCCGACGAGGACCTCGCGCTGACCAGAGGCGAGCTCAACGCCAGGGTGAACCGGTGGATCCGGTTGCTCCCCGGGGGAACGGCGCCGGTCGCCGTCGTCGCCGGCAACCGCGTCGACACCATGGGCGTGGTCCTGGCCTGCCTGCACGCGGGACGCACCGCCGTGCCGATCAACTGGCACCTGACCGCGCCCGAGATCGCCTACCAGCTGGACGACTCCGGCAGCGCGGTCGTGGTGTGCGACGAGACGCGGGCGGCCGTGGTCGCGGAGGCCATCCGGCGGACCGAGACAGCCGCGCCGGCGATGCTGGTGCTCGGCCGGGTGGACGCCGAGCTGGCCACGCTGCCGGACGCCGAACCCGCCGCGCAGGTCTGCGGGGCGCTCATGCTCTACACCTCAGGGACGACCGGGCACCCCAAGGGCGTGGTGAACGGGCTGTTCGCCACCGGCGCCCCGTTCCGGCGGGTGGACAGCCTGCTGGCCTTCTCCGAGAGGGCGCTGGGCGTCCCGGGCGACGGCACCATGCTGCTCGCCGGCCCGTGGTACCACTCCGCGCAGCTGTTCTTCGGCCTGCTGCCGCTGCTGCGGGGCAGCAGGCTGCTGATGACCGACCGGTTCGACCCGGAACGGACCCTGGAGTTGATCGACAAGGAGGGGGTGACCGAGACCCACCTCGTCCCCACCCAGTTCGTCCGGATGCTCCGCCTGCCCGCCGACATCAGGAACGGCTTCGACGGCCGCACCCTGCGGCGCGTGTGGCACGGCGGCGGCCCGTGCTCCGTCGAGGTCAAACGGCGGATGATCGAGTGGTGGGGCCCGTGCCTCGTCGAGTACTACGGGGCCACGGAGGGCGGGGTGGCCACGCTCATCGACTCCGCCGAGTGGCTCGCCAGGCCGGGCAGCGTGGGCCGCGCCGTGCCCCCCACTGAGGTGCTGGTCGTGGACGACGACGGCAGGCCCGTCGCGCCGGGGGTCGAGGGGCGCGTGTTCGTGCGCAGGCCGCCCAAGAACGACTTCCACTACCACAACGCCCCGGACAAGACCGCCTCCGTCCACCTGGCTCCCGGCGTGTTCACCTACGGCGAGCTGGGCCGCCTGGACGAGGACGGCTACCTCTTCTTGACCGGCCGCCACCAGGAGCTCATCGTCTCGGGCGGGGTCAACGTCTATCCGGCCGAGGTGGAGGCCGTGCTGCTCACCCATCCCGCCGTGCGGGACGCGGTCGTCGTGGGCGCGCCGGACGAGGAGTACGGCGAGCGGGTCGTCGCCTTCGTCCAGCTGGACGCCGACGTCCCGGTGGCGGAGCTCGACGCGCACTGCCGTACCAGCCTGGCCGGGTTCAAGGTCCCGCGCGACTACCGCAAGCTGGCGGAGCTGCCCCGCGAACCGACGGGCAAGGTACGCAGGCAGGTCCTCGCCGAGGTGCTGACGTGA